Proteins encoded within one genomic window of Tabrizicola piscis:
- a CDS encoding mandelate racemase/muconate lactonizing enzyme family protein, giving the protein MKIRSITALPVNIPFHAPYRFSYGAIASLTKTVIRLVTEDGVVGLGECADGDRAADVIAAGARLVGMDLRDIHAAEAKLVPGMRYTPWGNVLAARRVFGGIEMAMWDARGKTEGVPLFQLLGGAVRTEIPLTEYFSYRWPGANHPGESTPLEVARYCAAMIERHGSVIFEGKVGAVALDEEVQMVREVRAAIGDRPLQLDANGGWTVPTARDALRRLAPYNISWFEEPVETYEEMADLRHHCDIPFSAHAIDLPKAVALRCPDCIVTNVNEHGGVARTRDFIRACEAMGVGFRFHSGETGIASAAYLHLTAALEHVRGASQTLFHWYADDVIEGGPFALEGGITRVPDGPGLGVTLDEKALGRCHDRYLAEGAFPDGRSGGYGSAFRKR; this is encoded by the coding sequence GTGAAGATCAGATCCATCACCGCCCTGCCGGTGAACATCCCGTTCCATGCGCCCTACCGGTTCAGTTATGGCGCGATTGCGTCGCTGACCAAGACGGTGATCCGGCTGGTGACCGAGGATGGCGTGGTGGGCCTTGGCGAATGTGCCGATGGTGACCGGGCCGCCGATGTGATCGCCGCCGGCGCGCGGCTGGTGGGCATGGACCTGCGCGACATTCATGCCGCCGAGGCGAAGCTGGTCCCGGGGATGCGCTACACGCCTTGGGGCAATGTGCTGGCCGCGCGGCGGGTCTTCGGCGGGATCGAGATGGCGATGTGGGATGCGCGGGGCAAGACGGAAGGCGTGCCTCTGTTCCAGCTGCTTGGCGGGGCGGTTCGGACTGAAATTCCGCTGACCGAGTATTTCAGCTATCGCTGGCCCGGCGCGAACCACCCCGGCGAAAGCACTCCGCTAGAGGTCGCGCGCTATTGTGCTGCGATGATCGAACGCCACGGATCGGTGATCTTTGAAGGCAAGGTCGGCGCGGTGGCGCTGGATGAGGAAGTGCAGATGGTCCGCGAAGTCCGCGCCGCCATCGGCGACCGGCCCCTGCAGCTTGATGCCAATGGCGGCTGGACAGTGCCCACGGCGCGGGATGCCCTGCGCCGGCTGGCCCCGTACAATATCAGCTGGTTCGAGGAACCGGTGGAAACCTATGAGGAAATGGCTGACCTGCGTCACCATTGCGATATCCCGTTTTCGGCCCATGCGATCGACCTGCCCAAGGCTGTCGCGCTGCGCTGCCCGGATTGCATCGTGACCAATGTGAATGAACATGGCGGAGTCGCTCGCACCCGCGACTTCATTCGCGCTTGTGAGGCGATGGGCGTGGGGTTCCGCTTTCATTCCGGCGAAACCGGGATCGCATCGGCGGCATATCTGCACCTGACCGCGGCGTTGGAACATGTCCGGGGGGCCAGTCAGACTTTGTTCCACTGGTATGCAGACGATGTCATCGAAGGCGGCCCGTTCGCCCTTGAAGGCGGGATCACCCGCGTGCCTGATGGCCCCGGCCTTGGCGTCACGCTGGACGAAAAGGCGTTGGGCCGCTGTCACGACCGCTATCTGGCCGAAGGTGCCTTTCCCGATGGGCGCAGCGGCGGCTACGGCAGTGCCTTCCGAAAACGCTGA
- a CDS encoding PfkB family carbohydrate kinase, which translates to MTPDILCIGSTLWDIIGRSPTSMRLGSDVPGRISRLPGGVAMNIAMTLRRFGMTPALLTAIGRDAEGEELIAACDRMGLVTAHVYRSDDLPTDRYMAIEGANGLIAAIADAHSLEAAGNKILRPLEDGRLGTEASPWPGLIALDGNLTEALLSDIATSPLFAAADLRVAPASPGKAERLLPLLTHPTATLYVNLEEANILAKAQSSTAPQAAAALLARGASRVLVTNGGAVSAEGSRDGGVIEGAPPPVLVTRVTGAGDTFMAAHIVAEAQGAARQAALDAALRAAASYVSGEIGS; encoded by the coding sequence ATGACGCCAGACATCCTTTGCATCGGGTCCACCCTTTGGGACATCATCGGCCGCTCGCCCACCTCGATGCGGTTGGGGTCGGATGTGCCGGGCCGGATCAGCCGCCTGCCGGGCGGTGTCGCGATGAACATCGCGATGACGCTGCGCCGCTTTGGCATGACCCCGGCGCTGCTGACCGCGATTGGCCGCGATGCCGAGGGCGAAGAGCTGATCGCCGCCTGTGACCGGATGGGCCTTGTGACCGCCCATGTCTACCGGTCCGACGATCTGCCGACCGACCGCTACATGGCGATTGAGGGCGCGAACGGGCTGATTGCGGCCATAGCCGATGCTCATTCGCTGGAAGCGGCGGGCAACAAGATCCTGCGCCCGCTGGAGGATGGCCGTCTGGGAACCGAAGCCAGCCCATGGCCCGGTCTGATCGCGCTGGACGGCAACCTGACTGAGGCGCTGCTATCCGACATTGCCACTTCGCCGCTGTTTGCTGCGGCCGACCTGCGCGTCGCCCCCGCTTCGCCGGGCAAGGCAGAGCGGCTTTTGCCGCTGCTGACGCATCCCACCGCCACGCTTTATGTGAACCTGGAAGAGGCGAATATTCTGGCCAAGGCACAGTCAAGCACTGCGCCACAGGCTGCTGCCGCGCTTTTGGCGCGGGGGGCCAGCCGGGTGTTGGTGACCAATGGTGGTGCCGTGTCCGCCGAAGGCAGCCGCGACGGCGGTGTGATCGAAGGCGCGCCGCCACCCGTTCTGGTGACCCGCGTCACCGGCGCTGGCGACACGTTCATGGCCGCCCATATCGTTGCCGAAGCGCAGGGTGCTGCCCGACAGGCCGCGCTTGATGCAGCGCTGCGCGCGGCGGCCAGCTATGTTTCAGGAGAGATCGGATCATGA
- a CDS encoding pseudouridine-5'-phosphate glycosidase, translating into MIAPLLMSPEVAEAVANNTPIVALESTIITHGMPYPQNVETARRVEAEVRAQGAVPATIAVMDRRIHIGLTEDQLQSLGQAQNVAKLSRADLAACLASGGTGATTVAATMICAKLAGISVFATGGIGGVHRGAETTFDISADLRELAETSVTVVAAGAKAILDLPKTLEYLETLGVPVIAYGQDAFPAFWSRDSGLKSPLRMDSARDIAAAHLLRGQLGLPGGQLVANPIPAGDEIARGEITPHIEAALSEAAARGIAAKAVTPFLLQRIFELTAGRSLHANIALVLSNARLASEIATEIARQRTES; encoded by the coding sequence ATGATCGCACCACTGCTCATGTCGCCCGAAGTGGCCGAGGCTGTTGCCAACAACACCCCGATTGTCGCGCTTGAAAGCACAATCATCACCCATGGCATGCCATACCCGCAGAATGTGGAAACGGCACGCCGGGTTGAGGCTGAAGTCCGCGCCCAAGGGGCCGTGCCGGCGACCATCGCCGTCATGGACCGGCGCATCCACATCGGTCTGACGGAAGATCAACTGCAATCCCTGGGTCAGGCGCAGAACGTGGCCAAGCTGTCGCGCGCCGATCTTGCCGCCTGTCTGGCCAGCGGCGGAACCGGGGCCACGACGGTGGCGGCGACCATGATCTGCGCAAAGCTGGCCGGAATTTCGGTCTTTGCCACGGGCGGCATCGGCGGTGTGCATCGTGGGGCGGAAACGACGTTCGACATCTCGGCCGATTTGCGGGAACTGGCGGAAACGTCCGTGACTGTGGTCGCGGCGGGGGCGAAGGCCATTCTGGATCTGCCGAAAACGCTGGAGTATCTGGAAACCCTTGGTGTTCCGGTCATCGCCTATGGGCAGGACGCGTTTCCCGCCTTCTGGTCGCGCGATTCGGGCCTTAAATCCCCGCTGCGGATGGACAGCGCCCGTGACATCGCCGCTGCCCATCTCCTGCGGGGGCAGCTTGGTCTGCCGGGCGGCCAACTGGTCGCCAATCCGATTCCCGCAGGCGACGAGATCGCGCGCGGCGAAATCACCCCGCATATCGAAGCCGCCCTGTCCGAGGCTGCGGCGCGGGGCATCGCTGCCAAGGCCGTGACGCCTTTCCTGCTGCAGCGCATCTTTGAGTTGACGGCAGGCCGGTCTTTGCACGCGAATATCGCCCTTGTGCTGAGCAACGCCCGGCTGGCGTCCGAGATCGCGACGGAAATCGCGCGGCAGCGCACGGAAAGCTGA
- a CDS encoding DUF502 domain-containing protein, with amino-acid sequence MSEPHQSRRRSILASLRASFLTGLVVVLPIGLTIYFVWTLIGWIDGWILPLIPSAYQPEALVERYIGPGANFPVRGVGVLVFLVFTIIIGWMAKGLFGRSVIRWGEDAVDRMPIIRSVYGAIKQVAETFFNKKEQSFDQVCLLEFPRAGSYALGFISTRPKGEVANRLALLGPDFSAVFVGLTPFTSGMLLFVPTKDLTILDMKIDDAAKLIVSGGLVYPLTKDPV; translated from the coding sequence ATGTCCGAACCCCACCAATCCCGCCGCCGCAGCATTCTTGCCAGCCTGCGGGCAAGCTTTCTGACCGGTCTGGTGGTGGTCTTGCCCATTGGCCTGACGATTTACTTCGTCTGGACGCTGATCGGCTGGATTGACGGCTGGATCCTGCCCTTGATCCCGTCGGCCTACCAGCCCGAGGCGCTGGTTGAACGCTACATCGGCCCCGGTGCCAATTTCCCGGTCCGGGGTGTGGGCGTGCTGGTGTTTCTGGTCTTTACCATCATCATCGGCTGGATGGCCAAGGGGCTGTTCGGCCGGTCGGTCATCCGCTGGGGCGAAGATGCGGTGGACCGGATGCCGATCATCCGGTCGGTCTATGGCGCGATCAAGCAAGTGGCTGAAACCTTCTTCAACAAGAAGGAGCAAAGCTTCGATCAGGTCTGCCTGCTGGAGTTTCCGCGCGCGGGATCCTATGCGCTTGGCTTCATCTCGACCCGGCCAAAGGGTGAGGTGGCCAATCGGCTGGCCCTGCTGGGGCCGGACTTCTCGGCCGTGTTCGTGGGGCTGACGCCGTTTACGTCGGGCATGTTGCTGTTCGTGCCGACCAAGGATCTGACCATCCTTGACATGAAGATCGACGACGCGGCCAAGTTGATCGTGTCGGGCGGGTTGGTCTATCCCTTGACGAAGGACCCTGTCTGA
- a CDS encoding patatin-like phospholipase family protein produces MDGPVTPAETPTGKRRVNLALQGGGAHGAFTWGVLDRLLDEDDIEIAAISGTSAGALNGAALKAGLIAGGRGAAKKRLDRLWTQVGAVGDFRLLPWLQPFLPAVRLWQEAAETLMPVSPQSLTAALYSPYSWGTGWQNPLEPVVRDLDFAKVCAGDGPRLFVSATNVRTGKIKVFEGSAITPEALMASACVPTVFQAVEIGGEAYWDGGYAGNPALFPLYEPELPEDVLVVSINPMRREAVPETPLDIQNRINEISFNASLLGELRAINFVRRLIAEGRMDKGVMKEVRVHMIADDGLMNDLSASTKLAPSPQLLDRLKQAGRAAADRFLAEDARHIGQEPGVNLQGLLARE; encoded by the coding sequence ATGGACGGCCCTGTGACGCCTGCCGAGACGCCAACTGGCAAGCGGCGGGTCAATCTGGCGCTGCAAGGTGGGGGCGCGCATGGCGCCTTCACTTGGGGCGTTCTGGACCGTCTCTTGGACGAAGACGACATTGAAATCGCCGCGATCTCTGGCACATCGGCAGGGGCGCTGAACGGGGCCGCGCTGAAAGCCGGGTTGATCGCGGGCGGTCGTGGGGCGGCGAAAAAGCGGCTGGACCGGCTGTGGACCCAGGTCGGTGCGGTCGGTGATTTCCGTTTGCTGCCCTGGCTGCAACCGTTCCTGCCCGCCGTCCGGCTCTGGCAGGAAGCGGCGGAAACGCTGATGCCGGTCTCGCCCCAAAGTCTGACGGCCGCGCTTTATTCGCCCTATTCCTGGGGGACAGGCTGGCAAAACCCGCTGGAGCCGGTCGTTCGCGATCTGGATTTTGCCAAAGTCTGCGCAGGCGATGGCCCGCGCCTGTTCGTCAGCGCCACGAATGTACGAACCGGCAAGATCAAGGTCTTCGAAGGCAGCGCGATCACGCCCGAGGCGCTGATGGCCTCGGCCTGTGTGCCAACGGTGTTTCAGGCGGTCGAGATCGGCGGTGAAGCTTATTGGGATGGCGGCTATGCCGGAAACCCGGCACTCTTCCCGCTTTATGAACCTGAACTGCCCGAAGACGTGCTCGTCGTCTCCATCAACCCGATGCGGCGCGAGGCCGTGCCCGAAACCCCGCTGGATATCCAGAACCGGATCAACGAGATCAGCTTCAACGCAAGCCTGCTTGGCGAATTGCGGGCGATCAACTTTGTCCGTCGCCTGATCGCCGAAGGCCGGATGGACAAAGGCGTGATGAAAGAGGTCCGCGTGCACATGATCGCCGATGACGGCCTGATGAACGACCTCAGCGCCAGCACCAAACTTGCCCCCTCACCCCAGCTTCTGGATCGGCTGAAACAGGCGGGACGGGCGGCGGCAGACCGGTTTCTGGCGGAAGATGCCCGGCACATCGGGCAGGAACCGGGCGTCAACCTGCAAGGCCTGCTGGCGCGGGAATAG
- a CDS encoding 3-hydroxybutyrate dehydrogenase, whose product MTLSGKRAVITGSNSGIGLGVAEALAAAGAEVVLNSFTDRPEDHDMARDLGARHGVVARYIAADMSKGAECRALIEKAGGCDILVNNAGIQFVSPVEDFPVEKWDAILAINLSSAFHTTAAALPGMKAKGWGRIVNVASAHGLTASPFKSAYVAAKHGVLGLTKTVALEVAGQGITCNAICPGYVLTPLVEAQIPDQMKAHKMDRETVIREVMLDRQPSRQFATVEQIGGTAVYLCSSSADQVTGTSISVDGGWTAL is encoded by the coding sequence ATGACACTTTCAGGCAAGCGCGCCGTCATCACCGGGTCAAATTCGGGAATCGGTCTGGGCGTGGCCGAGGCTTTGGCCGCCGCCGGGGCCGAGGTGGTGCTGAACAGCTTCACCGACCGGCCCGAAGATCATGACATGGCCCGCGATCTTGGTGCCCGGCATGGCGTAGTCGCGCGCTACATCGCCGCCGACATGTCGAAGGGCGCGGAGTGCCGCGCCTTGATCGAAAAGGCGGGCGGTTGCGACATTCTGGTGAACAACGCCGGTATCCAGTTCGTGTCCCCGGTCGAGGATTTCCCGGTGGAGAAATGGGATGCGATTCTGGCGATCAACCTGTCCTCGGCCTTCCACACCACCGCTGCCGCCCTGCCGGGGATGAAGGCCAAGGGCTGGGGCCGGATCGTCAACGTGGCCAGCGCCCATGGCTTGACGGCAAGCCCGTTCAAATCGGCCTATGTCGCGGCCAAGCACGGTGTCCTTGGCCTGACCAAGACCGTGGCGCTGGAAGTGGCGGGGCAGGGGATCACCTGCAACGCGATCTGCCCGGGCTATGTGCTGACCCCCTTGGTCGAGGCGCAGATCCCCGACCAGATGAAGGCACACAAGATGGACCGTGAAACCGTGATCCGCGAAGTGATGCTGGACCGCCAACCCTCACGCCAGTTTGCGACGGTCGAACAGATCGGCGGAACGGCTGTCTACCTGTGCTCGTCGTCGGCCGATCAGGTGACCGGGACCAGCATTTCCGTTGATGGCGGATGGACGGCCCTGTGA
- a CDS encoding lipoprotein produces the protein MRKLALTLLALLALSACNTIGGVGQDITAGADTVADMF, from the coding sequence ATGCGCAAACTGGCACTGACCCTTCTGGCACTTCTGGCCCTGTCGGCCTGCAACACCATCGGCGGCGTGGGACAGGACATTACGGCAGGGGCCGATACCGTCGCGGACATGTTTTAA
- a CDS encoding helix-turn-helix domain-containing protein has protein sequence MQTTDPKTMIRVAREAGGDTHVEPLNLGLRVRELRRSLGWTLEEAATRAGLARSTLSKIENGQMSPTYDALKKLAGGLSISVPQLFTPPSKAQVNGRMAVTKSGDGQAQATATYEHELLAGSLSKKQMLPYRATIRARSLDEFSGWVRHDGEEFLFVLTGVIRLYTEFYEPVDLRRGDSAYYDAAMGHNVISLSDEDATILWVTSLV, from the coding sequence ATGCAGACGACCGATCCCAAGACCATGATCCGCGTCGCCCGTGAGGCGGGGGGCGACACCCATGTCGAGCCGCTCAATCTGGGCCTGCGAGTGCGTGAGTTGCGCCGGTCCCTTGGCTGGACCTTGGAAGAGGCGGCCACGCGTGCGGGTCTGGCGCGGTCCACCCTGTCAAAGATCGAAAACGGGCAGATGAGCCCGACCTATGACGCGCTGAAAAAGCTGGCGGGGGGCTTGTCCATCTCGGTCCCGCAGCTGTTCACGCCGCCGTCCAAGGCACAGGTCAACGGGCGGATGGCCGTCACCAAGTCAGGCGACGGGCAAGCGCAGGCGACCGCTACCTATGAACATGAGCTTCTGGCCGGAAGCCTGTCGAAGAAACAGATGCTGCCCTATCGCGCCACGATCCGCGCCCGCAGCCTTGACGAATTCAGCGGCTGGGTCCGCCATGACGGGGAAGAGTTCCTGTTCGTCCTGACCGGCGTGATCCGCCTTTACACCGAGTTCTATGAACCCGTCGACCTGCGCCGGGGCGACAGCGCCTATTACGATGCAGCCATGGGCCACAACGTGATCAGCCTGTCAGATGAGGATGCGACGATCCTGTGGGTAACGTCCTTGGTCTGA
- a CDS encoding class I adenylate-forming enzyme family protein: MLSLIDTRPFPALPAAFNMAGHVLAAGQSNPGKPALVILHPERDEVLCFADVSARVRGCATALLGIGLQPGDRVLMRLANGPAFPIVFLGALFAGLVPVATSAALTEGEITRLALRADPKLVIANPGIPLPRHPAPVIAPDCAAWASLPPAPLHMGDPHREGYIVFTSGSSGEPEAVSHAHRAILARQAMHAAWEGLIPDDRLLHAGALNWTYTLGTGLLDPWTLGATAVIPAAGTQPTALPTLLARSQATIFAAAPGVFRQMLRAGLPALPHLRHALSAGEALPPALRDDWQRQTGTAVHEALGMSELSTYISGAPHRPAPPGTAGYVQPGRLVACLDDSGNPVPRNTPGELAVSTADPGFMRGYLGRPPPEGPWFRTGDVVTMSDTGAITHLGRKDDLMNAGGFRVSPLDIEAAFHDLPGLTTCAAAEVEVAPGTRIIALFYEGSCRIDATLLHQRAELALARWKQPRHYQHLDSLPRTANGKLIRRALGPLFQRPDP, from the coding sequence ATGCTGTCATTGATCGACACCCGCCCGTTCCCCGCCCTGCCCGCCGCCTTCAACATGGCCGGGCATGTGCTGGCGGCTGGCCAGAGCAATCCGGGAAAACCGGCGCTGGTGATTCTGCACCCGGAGCGGGATGAGGTTCTTTGCTTCGCAGACGTAAGCGCCCGGGTCAGGGGCTGCGCCACCGCGCTGTTGGGTATTGGGCTGCAGCCCGGCGACCGCGTGCTGATGCGGCTGGCCAATGGTCCGGCGTTTCCCATCGTGTTCCTTGGCGCCCTCTTTGCCGGTCTGGTGCCCGTCGCCACCTCCGCCGCGCTGACCGAGGGCGAGATTACGCGGCTGGCGCTACGCGCGGACCCAAAGCTTGTCATCGCCAACCCGGGCATTCCCCTGCCCCGCCACCCTGCCCCGGTGATCGCCCCTGATTGCGCCGCTTGGGCCAGCCTGCCCCCGGCACCGCTGCATATGGGTGATCCGCACCGTGAGGGGTACATCGTCTTCACCTCAGGCTCATCGGGCGAGCCCGAGGCCGTGTCCCATGCCCATCGCGCCATCCTTGCGCGTCAGGCGATGCACGCCGCTTGGGAGGGCCTGATCCCGGATGACCGCCTGTTACACGCAGGCGCGCTCAACTGGACCTACACGCTGGGCACAGGCCTTTTGGACCCCTGGACGCTGGGTGCCACCGCCGTGATCCCCGCTGCCGGAACGCAGCCTACCGCCCTGCCCACGCTTTTGGCGCGGTCGCAGGCCACCATCTTCGCCGCCGCCCCGGGTGTCTTTCGCCAGATGCTGCGCGCGGGTCTTCCGGCCCTGCCCCACCTGCGCCATGCGCTGTCGGCGGGTGAGGCGCTGCCCCCCGCCTTGCGCGATGACTGGCAGCGCCAGACCGGAACTGCGGTGCATGAGGCGCTGGGGATGTCGGAGTTGTCCACCTACATCTCGGGCGCGCCCCATCGCCCTGCGCCGCCCGGCACAGCCGGCTATGTCCAGCCCGGCCGCCTTGTCGCCTGCCTTGATGACAGCGGAAACCCCGTCCCCCGCAACACCCCCGGCGAACTTGCCGTCTCCACCGCCGATCCCGGTTTCATGCGGGGCTACCTCGGCCGCCCTCCACCGGAAGGCCCTTGGTTTCGCACGGGCGACGTCGTCACGATGTCGGACACCGGCGCAATCACCCACCTCGGCCGCAAGGATGACCTGATGAACGCGGGCGGCTTCCGCGTCTCACCGCTGGACATCGAGGCCGCCTTTCACGACCTTCCCGGTCTCACCACCTGCGCCGCAGCCGAGGTTGAGGTTGCCCCCGGCACAAGGATCATCGCGCTGTTTTACGAAGGATCGTGCAGGATCGACGCCACCCTTCTGCACCAGCGCGCCGAACTTGCCCTTGCCCGCTGGAAGCAGCCAAGGCACTACCAGCACCTTGACTCGTTGCCGCGGACGGCCAATGGCAAACTGATCCGCCGCGCCCTTGGCCCGCTATTCCAGAGACCTGACCCATGA
- a CDS encoding DsbA family oxidoreductase has protein sequence MIRLDIFSDPVCPWCFIGKANLDRALQDHPVNPFAIQWHPFQLNPDLPPEGVAKRAYLEAKFGGPAKVDAIHDRLREVARAAGVDMDPDIPQRMPNTLNAHRLIHWAGIEGLQPDMVHRLMRAYWTEGRDIGALETLADIAGEAGMDRAATLRLLSSDADAEDIAARDADARAKGVSAVPTFLVAQQYVVSGAQPPDLWAKVITELTPPAEGLVN, from the coding sequence ATGATCCGCCTTGATATCTTTTCAGATCCCGTCTGCCCGTGGTGCTTCATCGGCAAGGCCAATCTTGACCGCGCCCTGCAGGATCACCCGGTGAATCCCTTCGCGATCCAGTGGCATCCGTTCCAGCTGAACCCCGACCTGCCCCCGGAAGGCGTGGCCAAGCGCGCCTATCTTGAGGCGAAGTTTGGCGGTCCGGCCAAGGTCGATGCGATCCATGACCGCCTGCGCGAAGTTGCCCGCGCCGCTGGTGTGGACATGGACCCTGACATTCCCCAGCGGATGCCGAACACCCTGAACGCTCACCGCCTCATCCACTGGGCCGGGATCGAAGGTCTGCAGCCCGACATGGTCCACCGCCTGATGCGCGCCTACTGGACCGAAGGCCGCGATATCGGGGCGTTGGAAACCTTGGCCGACATCGCGGGTGAGGCTGGGATGGACCGGGCCGCCACCTTGCGCCTTCTGTCCTCGGACGCGGATGCCGAGGATATCGCCGCCCGCGACGCCGATGCCCGCGCCAAGGGGGTCAGCGCCGTGCCCACTTTCCTTGTGGCACAGCAATACGTCGTCTCGGGCGCGCAACCCCCTGACCTTTGGGCCAAGGTCATCACCGAACTGACGCCGCCTGCCGAGGGTCTGGTGAATTGA